A single Vulcanisaeta distributa DSM 14429 DNA region contains:
- a CDS encoding PaREP1 family protein: MEIPKLILDEAEKRGIDIIDLISKALSLDPLTTSKAHLELAEKFLNEGRNLIEKDPVQASEKLYKAAEEAIKAIAIILGLDEARRASEIGRWTAQLLFDAVDDAADRLGKREVRWWWGRAWFLHVEGFHEARLRPDQVRRDLPDIEALVNLARSTFETQS; encoded by the coding sequence GAGGCGGAGAAAAGGGGCATTGACATAATTGACCTAATATCAAAGGCATTATCGCTTGACCCATTAACAACGAGTAAAGCGCATCTTGAACTCGCAGAAAAATTCCTAAATGAAGGTAGGAATTTAATCGAGAAGGATCCCGTGCAGGCCAGTGAGAAGCTCTACAAGGCGGCTGAGGAGGCCATCAAGGCGATCGCCATAATCCTAGGCCTAGACGAGGCGAGGAGAGCGTCTGAGATTGGTAGGTGGACAGCGCAATTACTATTTGATGCTGTGGATGACGCCGCAGATAGGCTTGGTAAGAGGGAGGTCAGGTGGTGGTGGGGACGGGCATGGTTTTTACACGTGGAGGGATTTCATGAGGCAAGGCTTAGACCTGACCAAGTTAGAAGAGATCTGCCCGATATCGAAGCCCTCGTGAATTTAGCAAGGAGCACTTTTGAGACTCAATCATGA